A genome region from Flavobacterium sp. CFS9 includes the following:
- the cyoE gene encoding heme o synthase, translating into MNATKNTFSLKSIFTDFKEITKAGLAISVLFSSVAGYLLGVNEEHPFEWSVLAVLAIGGYCMVGASNAFNQVIEKDIDALMDRTKNRPVPSGRMSPKMALFVASLLTIIGIALLYTINAKSAMFAAISIFLYTSIYTPLKTVTSLSVFVGAFPGAIPFMLGWVAATGEFGIEAGTLFLIQFFWQFPHFWAIGWFLYEDYEKAGIFMLPTGKKDKGTALQVILYTVWLIVASLLPVLGYTGQLFISPIAAILVFLLGLWMLFYAVRLYQLRTPKAARTLMLVSVSYISLLQIVFIVDKFLR; encoded by the coding sequence TTGAACGCGACTAAAAATACATTTTCACTAAAATCAATATTTACCGATTTCAAAGAGATAACCAAAGCTGGTTTAGCAATCAGTGTATTGTTCTCTTCCGTAGCCGGATATTTATTGGGAGTTAATGAGGAACATCCTTTTGAATGGAGTGTTTTGGCAGTTTTGGCAATCGGTGGCTATTGCATGGTTGGAGCTTCAAATGCATTTAATCAGGTGATTGAAAAAGATATCGATGCTTTGATGGACCGAACCAAAAATCGACCGGTTCCTTCAGGACGCATGTCTCCCAAAATGGCTTTGTTTGTAGCAAGTTTGCTTACTATTATTGGTATTGCCCTGCTTTACACGATAAATGCTAAGTCGGCCATGTTTGCCGCAATCTCCATATTCTTATACACCAGTATTTATACCCCTTTGAAAACGGTAACTTCATTGTCTGTTTTTGTGGGTGCTTTTCCTGGCGCAATTCCTTTCATGTTAGGCTGGGTTGCCGCTACAGGAGAATTTGGTATAGAAGCCGGAACACTGTTTTTGATTCAGTTTTTCTGGCAATTTCCTCACTTTTGGGCAATTGGCTGGTTTTTGTATGAAGATTATGAGAAGGCTGGAATTTTCATGTTGCCAACCGGAAAAAAAGATAAAGGAACCGCTTTGCAGGTTATTTTATATACAGTTTGGCTGATTGTTGCTTCGTTACTACCCGTTTTAGGATATACAGGGCAATTGTTTATTTCGCCAATAGCAGCAATTTTAGTGTTTTTGTTAGGTTTGTGGATGTTGTTTTATGCAGTACGTCTGTATCAGTTAAGAACACCAAAAGCAGCAAGAACTTTAATGCTGGTAAGTGTTTCGTATATCTCGTTGCTGCAAATCGTATTTATAGTAGATAAATTTTTAAGATAG
- a CDS encoding heme-copper oxidase subunit III — translation MEMTITKTETAAEEKLRKAKSAKLILLFAMVSMTMMFAGLTSAFVVSKSRADWLKNFELPTAFYYSTAVILACSVTFYLAKKAIQKDNRSAVTALLLGTLALGILFVVLQFAGFGQIVESGYYFTGEGSSITTTFLYVVTVTHLLHLAGGLISLLIIIYNHFKQKYNSTQTLGIELGAMYWHFLDLLWLYLFLFLYFFK, via the coding sequence ATGGAAATGACAATAACAAAAACAGAAACGGCAGCTGAAGAGAAACTAAGGAAAGCCAAATCGGCAAAACTTATCCTCTTGTTTGCAATGGTAAGTATGACCATGATGTTTGCCGGACTTACAAGTGCTTTTGTGGTTAGTAAATCAAGAGCCGACTGGTTGAAAAACTTTGAATTGCCAACAGCGTTTTATTATAGTACAGCAGTTATTCTGGCTTGCAGTGTTACTTTTTACCTGGCTAAAAAAGCCATTCAGAAAGACAATAGAAGTGCAGTTACAGCTTTGCTTTTAGGAACTTTGGCGTTAGGGATTTTGTTCGTGGTGCTGCAATTTGCAGGTTTTGGACAAATCGTAGAAAGCGGGTATTATTTTACCGGAGAAGGTAGTTCAATTACTACAACATTTTTGTACGTAGTAACCGTGACACACTTGTTACACTTGGCTGGAGGATTAATTTCACTTTTAATTATAATTTATAATCATTTTAAACAAAAATACAATTCGACTCAAACTCTTGGTATAGAACTAGGTGCGATGTATTGGCACTTTTTGGATTTATTATGGTTGTATTTATTTTTATTTTTATATTTCTTTAAATAA
- a CDS encoding cytochrome c oxidase subunit 3 — protein MGATVTTANNDEKTWGGGHEIQPLGASYGKMMMWFFIVSDALTFSGFLAAYGFSRFKFIETWPLADEVFTHFPFMHGVAAPMYYVALMTFILIFSSVTMVLAVDAGHQLKKTKVAIYMFLTIIGGLIFVGSQAWEWKNFIKGEYGAVETAGGSLLQFVDKDGKRVALADFAVKLPEQREALTRSHSTWFMEDAQAQPTFTVAEVQAGFKAHPEVLIRTEHLTDKKKKTVLSREESEARLASAKYVVEGANLIRNEYGNKLFADFFFFITGFHGFHVFSGVIINIIIFFNVLLGTYEKRRSYEMVEKVGLYWHFVDLVWVFVFTVFYLV, from the coding sequence ATGGGAGCGACAGTTACTACTGCAAACAACGACGAAAAAACTTGGGGAGGCGGTCATGAGATCCAGCCATTAGGAGCAAGTTATGGTAAAATGATGATGTGGTTTTTTATCGTATCAGATGCCTTAACATTCTCGGGATTCCTTGCTGCTTATGGTTTTTCAAGATTTAAATTTATTGAAACCTGGCCTTTGGCTGATGAAGTGTTTACTCACTTTCCTTTTATGCATGGCGTTGCGGCACCAATGTATTATGTAGCCTTAATGACTTTTATTTTGATTTTCTCATCTGTAACAATGGTTTTGGCTGTTGATGCAGGTCACCAATTGAAAAAAACAAAGGTTGCAATTTATATGTTCTTAACTATTATTGGAGGTTTAATCTTCGTGGGTTCTCAGGCCTGGGAGTGGAAAAACTTCATTAAAGGAGAATACGGAGCAGTTGAAACAGCAGGTGGAAGTTTATTACAGTTTGTTGATAAAGACGGTAAAAGAGTAGCTTTGGCTGATTTTGCGGTTAAATTACCGGAACAAAGAGAAGCTTTAACAAGAAGTCACTCTACTTGGTTTATGGAAGATGCTCAGGCACAGCCAACCTTTACAGTTGCAGAAGTTCAGGCAGGTTTTAAAGCTCATCCTGAAGTTTTAATCAGAACAGAACATCTTACAGACAAAAAGAAAAAAACAGTTTTATCGAGAGAAGAGTCTGAAGCTCGTTTAGCAAGTGCTAAATATGTAGTAGAAGGTGCTAATTTGATTAGAAACGAATACGGAAATAAATTATTTGCTGATTTCTTTTTCTTCATCACAGGTTTCCACGGATTCCACGTATTTTCAGGAGTTATCATTAATATCATTATCTTCTTTAATGTATTATTAGGTACTTACGAAAAAAGAAGAAGCTACGAAATGGTAGAGAAAGTTGGTTTATACTGGCACTTTGTCGATTTAGTTTGGGTATTTGTATTTACAGTTTTCTACTTAGTTTAA
- a CDS encoding cytochrome C oxidase subunit IV family protein, producing the protein MSHEHVSNTKRIWFVFALLSVVTTVEVILGIYKPASLEFTHFVGLNLLNWIFYILTIFKAYYIVWAFMHMEGEKSSLRWSVVAPVIFLVLYLLFILLTEGHYIYGVFKDSTIKWNF; encoded by the coding sequence ATGTCACACGAACACGTATCAAATACAAAAAGAATCTGGTTTGTTTTTGCATTACTATCAGTAGTAACTACAGTAGAGGTTATTTTAGGGATCTACAAACCTGCATCATTAGAGTTTACTCATTTTGTTGGCTTGAATTTATTGAACTGGATTTTTTACATCCTTACAATATTTAAGGCATATTATATAGTATGGGCATTTATGCACATGGAAGGTGAAAAAAGCAGCCTTAGATGGTCTGTTGTAGCACCTGTTATTTTCCTGGTATTATATCTATTGTTTATTCTGTTAACAGAAGGACATTATATTTATGGGGTTTTTAAAGATTCTACTATAAAATGGAATTTTTAA
- a CDS encoding SCO family protein, translated as MFKNKSYIGISFIILIFGIYAVPKIVDRVKNGDIVKGNRLDNVGVKTSKSDGKLMKIGPAPKFELTNQDNAKVSNDTYKGKVYVLEFFFTTCPSICPKMNLSMLEIEKTFFGNPNFGIVSITIDPKHDTPQVLKDHAKLLGVKSSTWNFLTGDKNTIMDLSNKGFNLYAGENEKVSGGFEHSGLFALIDKEGNIRCRKDEFGNPNIYYDGLDKKGVRDIQEDIKILLEE; from the coding sequence ATGTTTAAGAATAAATCATATATCGGTATTTCATTTATCATTTTAATTTTTGGAATTTATGCCGTTCCTAAAATTGTCGACAGAGTAAAAAATGGTGACATTGTAAAAGGAAACCGTCTGGATAATGTAGGAGTGAAAACTTCAAAATCGGATGGTAAATTAATGAAGATTGGACCAGCTCCTAAATTTGAATTAACCAATCAGGACAATGCTAAAGTTTCGAATGATACGTACAAAGGAAAAGTGTATGTATTAGAATTTTTCTTTACAACCTGCCCGTCGATTTGCCCGAAAATGAATTTAAGCATGTTGGAAATCGAAAAGACTTTTTTCGGGAATCCAAATTTCGGAATCGTATCCATTACAATCGATCCTAAACATGATACACCACAGGTTTTAAAAGATCATGCCAAGTTATTAGGAGTAAAATCTTCGACCTGGAATTTCTTAACTGGGGATAAAAATACGATCATGGATTTGTCTAATAAAGGATTCAATTTATATGCGGGAGAAAATGAAAAAGTGAGCGGTGGTTTTGAACACTCAGGTTTGTTCGCTTTAATTGATAAAGAAGGGAATATCCGTTGCAGGAAAGATGAATTCGGAAATCCAAACATCTATTATGACGGATTGGATAAAAAAGGAGTTAGAGATATACAGGAAGATATTAAAATATTATTAGAAGAATAG